Below is a genomic region from Escherichia ruysiae.
CCAAGTACAGAAAGTGCTTTAGCTTTGTTTTTATGTTGTGAACGTTCGTCCTGACATTCAACAACAATACCGGTTGGTAAGTGAGTAATACGGATTGCCGAATCGGTGGTGTTAACGTGCTGCCCCCCTGCCCCTGAAGAGCGGAAAGTATCAATGCGCAAATCTGCCGGGTTGATGTCCGGCAGTTCTGCGTCAGGCAGCTCTGGCATTACCGCAACGGTACAAGCAGAAGTATGAATACGACCTTGCGATTCCGTAGCAGGAACACGCTGCACGCGATGACCGCCAGATTCGAATTTCAGGCGACCATACACACCATCGCCACTGATTTTGGCGATGATCTCTTTATAGCCACCATGCTCGCCCTCGCTGGCGCTCATGATTTCCACGCGCCAGCGACGGGCTTCTGCGTAACGGCTATACATACGGAACAGATCGCCTGCAAATAATGCGGCTTCATCACCACCAGTTCCGGCACGCACTTCGAGAAAGGCGTTGCGTTCGTCATCAGGATCTTTTGGCAGCAAGAGAACCTGAAGTTGTTGTTCCAGTTGTTCGCTTTTTTCTTTAGCTTCACGCAGTTCATCCTGCGCCATCTCACGCATTTCAGGATCGTCGAGCATCATCTGTGCGGTTTCGATATCTTCCTGAACCTGTTGCCAGTCGGTGAAACAGCGCGAAACATCACTTAACTGCGCATATTCACGAGATAATGCGCGAAAACGTTCCTGGTCAGCGATGGTTTGCGCATCACCCAGCAGCGCCTGAACTTCTTCATGGCGTTCATGCAGGGCTTCCAGTTTGGCAACGATAGAAGGCTTCATAGGCGTAAATGCACCCTGTAAAAAAGAAAATGATGTACTGCTACTCCAGCCCGAGGCTGTCGCGCAGAATATTCAGGCGTTCGTTATCCCCGTCACGGGCAGCCTGTTGAAGTGATTTCGTTGGCGCATGGATCAGGCGGTTAGTCAGTTTCCATGCCAGATCCTGCATAATGGCTTGCGCGTCGCCGCCCTGTTCAAGGGCTGCTAACGCTTTGGCGGTTAACTCATCGCGAACCTGCTCTGCCTGACTGCGATAATCGCGAATAGTTTCGCTGGCGCTTTGTGCGCGCAGCCACGCCATAAATTCGCTGGTTTCCTGAGCGACGATAGTTTCCGCTTCAACTGCGGCGGCTTTACGCTGCGCCAGGTTATGCGAAATGATGCTTTGCAGATCGTCAACGCTATAAAGGTAGGCATCCGCCAGTTTTCCGACTTCCGGTTCGACATCGCGCGGAACGGCAATATCCACCAACAGCATCGGTTGGTTGCGACGGCTTTTTAATGCGCGCTCCACCATACCTTTACCGATAATCGGTAACGGGCTTGCAGTGGAACTAATGATGATATCGGCTTCGCGCAGACGTTCGTCGATATCGCTCAATGCAATCACTTCTGCGCCGACTTCATCTGCCAGGATTTGGGCTCGTTCGCGAGTACGATTGGCGATAATCATCTTCTGCACTTTGTGTTCGCGCAGATGACGCGCCACCAGTTCGATGGTTTCGCCCGCACCAACCAGCAATACCGTCACCGTAGAAAGCGATTCAAAGATCTGCCGCGCCAGCGTACAAGCCGCAAAAGCGACAGACACAGCACTGGCGCCAATATCCGTTTCAGTGCGAACGCGCTTCGCTACAGAGAAAGATTTCTGGAACATGCGTTCCAGTTCGCTGGCCTTCATATGGCCTTTTTGCGAATCGGCAAACGCTTTTTTAACCTGACCGAGGATCTGCGGCTCCCCCAGAACCAGTGAATCCAGGCCACTGGCAACACGCATTAAATGGCTAACCGCGTCGTTATCCTGATGCCAGTAGAGGCTATTACGCAGATCTTCTTCGTTGAGATTGTGGTAATCGCACAACCAGCGAATGAGCGCCTCTTGCAGGTTATCCTGCTCTTCAACGCTAAGATAAAGTTCTGTGCGGTTACACGTCGACAGCACCACGCCGCCCTGCACCATCGGCTGCGCGAGCAGGCTGTCAAGCGCCTGATCGAGCTTGTCCGGCGAAAACGATACACGTTCTCGTAGCGATACAGGTGCCGTTTTATGGTTAATACCGAGTGCTAAAAGGGTCATGTCTGCGGGAAATAATACCAACGTTGATATGGTTAGTCTGCTCGCATCATACAGGATGCGTGAGATCAATAAAAGAGAGCGCCCCCTTTTGGAGTAATTGCCAAAAGCCGTTAGATTCTGGCAATTAAGACAACTTGAACATAGACGATAGCGGACGGTAACGCTAGCATTAAGGGTTATAACTGCAACGTATCTCAAGGACTTGTCATTATCATGCCCCTGCCCGATTTTCGCTTTATCCGCCTGCTACCGCTGGCTGCCCTCGTGCTCACTGCCTGTTCCGTTACCACACCAAAAGGCCCCGGCAAAAGCCCGGACTCCCCGCAGTGGCGTCAGCATCAGCAAGAGGTTCGTAACCTCAACCAGTATCAGACACGCGGTGCATTTGCGTATATTTCTGACCAGCAGAAAGTGTATGCCCGCTTCTTCTGGCAGCAAACTGGCCAGGATCGCTACCGTCTGCTGCTGACCAACCCATTGGGAAGCACCGAACTGGAGCTGAATGCTCAGCCGGGTAACGTGCAGCTGGTAGATAACAAAGGTCAGCGTTACACCGCCGATGACGCCGAAGAGATGATTGGCAAATTGACAGGAATGCCGATTCCGCTCAACAGTTTGCGCCAGTGGATTTTAGGTTTGCCTGGTGATGCAACCGACTACAAACTGGACGACCAGTACCGCCTGAGCGAAATCACCTACAGCCAGAACGGCAAAAACTGGAAAGTCGTATACGGTGGTTATGACACCAAAACGCAACCTGCGATGCCAGCCAATATGGAACTCACCGACGGTGGTCAGCGCATCAAGTTAAAAATGGATAACTGGATAGTGAAATAATGCGGACACAGTGGCCCTCTCCGGCAAAACTTAATCTGTTCTTATACATTACCGGTCAGCGAGCGGACGATTACCACACGCTGCAAACGCTGTTTCAGTTTCTTGATTACGGCGACACCATCAGCATTGAACTTCGTGACGATGGGGATATTTGTCTGTTAACGCCCGTTGAAGGCGTGGAGCACGAAGATAACCTGATCGTTCGCGCAGCACGGTTGTTGATGAAAACAGCGGCAGACAGCGGGCGTCTTCCGGCGGGGAGCGGTGCAAATATCAGCATTGACAAGCGTTTGCCGATGGGCGGCGGTCTGGGCGGTGGTTCATCGAATGCCGCGACTGTGCTGGTGGCGTTAAATCATCTCTGGCAATGCGGGCTAAGTATTGATGAACTGGCGGAACTGGGTCTGACGTTGGGCGCAGATGTTCCTGTCTTTGTACGCGGTCATGCCGCGTTTGCTGAAGGGGTTGGCGAAATATTAACGCCAGTGAATCCACCGGAGAAATGGTATCTGGTGGCACACCCTGGTGTAAGTATTCCGACACCGGTGATTTTTAAAGATCCTGAACTCCCGCGCAACACGCCGAAAAGGTCAATTGATACGTTGCTAAAATGTGAATTCGGTAATGATTGCGAGGTTATCGCAAGAAAACGTTTTCGCGAGGTTGATGCGGTGCTTTCCTGGCTGTTAGAATACGCCCCGTCGCGCCTGACTGGGACAGGAGCCTGTGTCTTTGCTGAATTTGATACAGAGTCTGAAGCCCGCCAGGTGCTAGAGCAAGCCCCGGAATGGCTCAATGGCTTTGTGGCGAAAGGTGTTAATCTTTCCCCATTGCACAGAGCCATGCTTTAAGCCGGGCAAGCTGAGTTTCGGTGACAACGTCACCTTGTTCCAGACGTTGCATCGCGCTCTTTAATACACCGCCTGGAAAGAATATTGCCTGGCCCGCACAGTTTTCGGCAGATTCTTTCCACCAATGGACGCATGCCTGAGGTTCTTCTCGTGCCTGATATGAAGCTTTTTGCTGGTAACGCCACCCCGGAACTAGCACAACGTATTGCCAACCGCCTGTACACTTCACTCGGCGACGCCGCTGTAGGTCGCTTTAGCGACGGCGAAGTCAGTGTACAAATCAATGAAAATGTACGCGGTGGTGATATTTTCATCATCCAGTCCACTTGTGCCCCTACTAACGACAACCTGATGGAATTAGTCGTGATGGTTGATGCCCTGCGTCGTGCTTCCGCAGGTCGTATCACCGCTGTTATCCCCTACTTTGGCTATGCGCGCCAGGACCGTCGCGTCCGTTCCGCTCGTGTGCCAATCACTGCGAAAGTGGTTGCAGATTTCCTCTCCAGCGTCGGTGTTGACCGTGTGCTGACAGTGGATCTGCACGCTGAACAGATTCAGGGTTTCTTCGACGTTCCGGTTGATAACGTATTTGGTAGCCCGATCCTGCTGGAAGACATGCTGCAGCTGAATCTGGATAACCCAATTGTGGTTTCTCCGGACATCGGCGGCGTTGTGCGTGCCCGCGCTATCGCTAAGCTGCTGAACGATACCGATATGGCAATCATCGATAAACGTCGTCCGCGTGCGAACGTTTCCCAGGTGATGCATATCATCGGTGACGTTGCAGGTCGTGACTGCGTACTGGTCGATGATATGATCGACACTGGCGGTACGCTGTGTAAAGCTGCTGAAGCTCTGAAAGAACGTGGTGCTAAACGTGTATTTGCATACGCGACTCACCCGATCTTCTCTGGCAACGCGGCGAACAACCTGCGTAACTCTGTAATTGATGAAGTCGTTGTCTGCGATACCATTCCGCTGAGCGATGAAATCAAATCACTGCCGAACGTGCGTACTCTGACTCTGTCAGGTATGCTGGCCGAAGCGATTCGTCGTATCAGCAACGAAGAATCGATCTCTGCTATGTTCGAACATTAATCGAACCCGGCTCAAAGACCCGCTGCGGCGGGTTTTTTTGTCTGTAATATCCATTTGTATGACCTATGCCTCCTTCACCTGCCATTTAGTTGACAGATGATGCGCTCACGGATGAAACATTATTGTGAACAAAATATTCTCCTCACATGTGATGCCTTTCCGCGCTCTGATCGACGCTTGCTGGAAAGAAAAATACACTGCCGCACGGTTTACCCGTGACCTGATTGCCGGGATTACCGTCGGGATTATTGCTATTCCGCTGGCGATGGCGTTGGCAATTGGTAGTGGCGTGGCTCCACAGTACGGTTTATATACCGCTGCTGTTGCAGGGATTGTCATTGCTCTGACGGGTGGGTCGCGTTTTAGCGTTTCCGGTCCAACTGCGGCATTTGTGGTAATTCTCTATCCCGTTTCGCAACAGTTTGGACTGGCAGGCCTGCTGGTTGCGACGTTGTTGTCCGGGATCTTTTTGATCCTGATGGGGCTGGCGCGCTTCGGGCGCCTGATTGAGTATATCCCGGTTTCCGTTACCTTAGGCTTCACTTCGGGTATCGGGATCACCATCGGTACGATGCAGATTAAAGATTTTCTCGGTCTGCAAATGGCACATGTCCCGGAACATTATCTGCAAAAAGTCGGCGCATTATTTATGGCGCTGCCCACCATTAATGTGGGTGATGCTGCCATTGGCATTGTGACGCTTGGCATTCTGGTTTTCTGGCCGCGTCTGGGCATTCGTTTACCAGGTCATCTTCCGGCCTTGCTGGCTGGTTGTGCGGTGATGGGCATTGTTAACCTGCTCGGTGGACACGTTGCTACCATCGGCTCGCAATTCCACTACGTTCTGGCCGATGGTTCCCAGGGTAATGGTATTCCGCAACTGCTGCCGCAACTGGTACTGCCGTGGGATCTCCCCGATTCAGAATTCACACTAACCTGGGATTCTATTCGCACACTGCTGCCTGCGGCATTCTCAATGGCAATGCTCGGCGCAATCGAATCTCTGCTCTGCGCGGTGGTACTGGATGGCATGACCGGGACGAAACACAAGGCGAACAGCGAACTGGTCGGTCAGGGGCTGGGGAATATCATCGCTCCGTTCTTTGGTGGTATTACCGCTACAGCTGCCATCGCGCGTTCTGCCGCTAACGTCCGTGCCGGTGCAACTTCCCCTATCTCGGCGGTGATCCACTCTATTCTGGTTATTCTCGCTCTGCTGGTACTGGCACCGCTGCTCTCCTGGCTGCCGCTTTCCGCCATGGCTGCCCTGCTATTGATGGTGGCGTGGAACATGAGTGAAGCACACAAAGTGGTCGACTTGCTGCGCCATGCGCCGAAAGATGACATCATCGTCATGCTGCTTTGCATGTCGCTGACCGTGCTGTTTGATATGGTTATTGCCATCAGTGTGGGTATCGTACTGGCATCGCTGCTGTTTATGCGCCGTATCGCCCGTATGACTCGTCTGGCACCCGTGGCGGTAGATGTTCCTGAGGATGTACTGGTTCTGCGCGTTATTGGTCCGCTGTTTTTCGCTGCGGCTGAAGGCTTATTCACCGATCTTGAATCACGTCTGGAAGGCAAACGAATTGTTATTCTGAAGTGGGATGCAGTTCCGGTTCTTGATGCCGGTGGCCTTGATGCGTTCCAGCGTTTTGTGAAGCGCCTGCCTGAAGGATGTGAACTGCGGGTGTGTAATGTGGAGTTCCAGCCACTGCGCACCATGGCTCGTTCTGGTATTCAACCGATCCCTGGACGCCTGGCATTCTTCCCGAATCGCAGCGCAGCAATGGCTGATCTGTAAGAAAGGCATTAAATTGACCAGTCAGCACAAACTGACTGGTCAGCAAACTGCATTATGCGTTAGCTATGACGACGATTATCGTTACGGCGGCAACGTTTGTCATAATGACGAACCCACCAGTAACGGTCGCACACCTGTTCATGCCCGCCAACACGGGCACCCGCCAGCCAGAGAATGGCACCGACGAAAATACTCAGCACTGCACCATGTGCGATATACTGGGGCATATTAAACTGTGGTAACTGGTTGAGGATTGAATACCCCACGCCGACCACCATGACCACCAGACCCAACCCCATGAGCACGTTACCGAGTAACGAAGCGTTTTTGCGTTTCATGTGTCACCTCCGGAACTTTCTGGGTTGTAACAGGGAATACCCCTCTTCCTTATGTGTAAAGTATAGACAACACCCTGTAGGTTATGTGCGGGCGTGATCACAATTACAACCCTTATTTCAACAAAACTTTACAAATAAACGCCTGAACATCCTGACTTTCTAATAGTTCGCAGAGGCAATTATTATGTTGTCTGCGTATAAGGTGCTGTTTTTTGTCAAGCGAGGCCACAACCAGTAAACTACGCGCCAGTTATGCACTCACTCAGGACAAAAAACGTGACGATTAAATTGATTGTCGGCCTGGCGAACCCCGGCGCTGAATACGCCGCAACGCGACACAATGCTGGCGCCTGGTTCGTTGACTTACTGGCGGAGCGTTTGCGCGCTCCCTTGCGCGAAGAAGCTAAATTCTTTGGTTATACCTCGCGAGTTACCCTTGGAGGCGAAGATATCCGCCTGTTAGTCCCGACCACATTTATGAATCTCAGCGGCAAAGCCGTCGCGGCGATGGCCAGTTTTTTCCGCATTAATCCGGACGAAATTCTGGTCGCCCACGACGAGCTGGATCTGCCCCCTGGCGTCGCCAAATTTAAGTTGGGCGGCGGTCATGGTGGTCACAATGGACTGAAAGACATCATCAGTAAATTGGGTAATAACCCTAACTTTCACCGTTTACGCATTGGAATCGGTCATCCGGGCGATAAAAACAAAGTTGTCGGGTTTGTGTTAGGCAAACCTCCTGTTAGTGAACAGAAGTTAATTGATGAAGCCATCGACGAAGCGGCACGTTGTACTGAAATGTGGTTTACAGATGGCTTGACCAAAGCAACGAACCGATTGCACGCCTTTAAAGCGCAATAAGTCGTTGTCTGCGGCATTTTTGCCGCGTGCCGTGTATAATAGGCAGAGTTATTTCCATTTCTACAATCTGTTTACGATAACAGGTTGATTATTAAGATATTAAGGTGATTTAAATCATGGGATTCAAATGCGGTATCGTCGGTTTGCCCAACGTCGGGAAATCTACCCTGTTCAACGCGCTGACCAAAGCCGGTATTGAAGCGGCCAACTTTCCATTCTGCACCATCGAGCCGAACACAGGCGTTGTGCCAATGCCCGATCCGCGTCTGGATCAACTGGCTGAAATCGTAAAACCGCAGCGTACGCTTCCCACGACCATGGAGTTTGTCGATATCGCTGGCCTGGTAAAAGGCGCGTCGAAAGGCGAAGGTCTGGGTAACCAGTTCCTGACCAACATCCGTGAAACCGAAGCGATCGGTCACGTTGTTCGCTGCTTTGAAAATGACAACATCATTCACGTTTCCGGCAAAGTTAACCCGGCAGACGATATTGACGTTATCAATACCGAGCTTGCTCTGGCGGATCTCGACACCTGTGAACGTGCAATTCACCGGGTACAGAAAAAAGCCAAAGGTGGCGATAAAGACGCGAAAGCCGAGCTGGCGGTACTGGAAAAATGCCTGCCACAACTTGAAAACGCAGGTATGCTGCGCGCGCTGGATTTAAGCGCAGAAGAAAAAGCTGCTATTCGTTACCTGAGCTTCCTGACGCTGAAACCGACAATGTACATCGCCAACGTCAACGAAGACGGTTTTGAAAACAACCCGTATCTGGACCAGGTGCGTGAAATCGCGGCGAAAGAAGGTTCTGTTGTCGTTCCGGTTTGTGCTGCTGTTGAAGCAGACATTGCCGAACTGGACGACGAAGAACGTGACGAGTTTATGCAGGAACTGGGACTGGAAGAGCCGGGTCTGAACCGTGTGATCCGTGCCGGTTATAAACTGCTGAACCTGCAAACTTACTTCACCGCAGGGGTGAAAGAAGTGCGCGCATGGACCATTCCGGTTGGTGCAACTGCGCCGCAGGCGGCTGGCAAAATCCACACCGATTTTGAAAAAGGCTTTATCCGTGCACAAACCATCGCGTTTGAAGATTTCATCACTTACAAAGGTGAACAAGGCGCGAAAGAAGCAGGCAAAATGCGTGCAGAAGGTAAAGATTACATCGTTAAAGATGGCGATGTGATGAACTTCCTGTTTAACGTTTAATACGTTACTACCAGTACTGAAGTCTCCGTACTGGCGCAAAAAATCAGCCATTATGTGTGGATGCACATAATGGCTTTTTTGTTTTTGTCGATCATCCCCGACGCTTAAACTGACCCGCATCAATGCCATATTGTTTCATTTTTCGCCAAAGCGTGGTGCGACCAATTCCAAGTAACGCCGACATTTCCAGAATACGCCCACCTGTCACCTGGGCGGCGTTAATAATCGCTTCTTTTTCGACTTCCGCAAATGACAGACTGGTGGAAAGACGCGTGGCGCTGATATCTTCTGTCGCCTGTTCGGTAAACAGATGCTCAGGCAAATCACTGACGTGAATGCGTCCGTTGTCACTGCTTAGCGCAAGGTTCTCAATGACGCTATACAGTTCAAAATCATTACCGGGCCATGCGCAGGAGACCAAACGAGCAAGCGCATCGTCATCAATCTTTAATCGGGTTGAGAAGCGTTTTTCGAGATTACGTAATTTATTATTCAC
It encodes:
- the hemA gene encoding glutamyl-tRNA reductase; this translates as MTLLALGINHKTAPVSLRERVSFSPDKLDQALDSLLAQPMVQGGVVLSTCNRTELYLSVEEQDNLQEALIRWLCDYHNLNEEDLRNSLYWHQDNDAVSHLMRVASGLDSLVLGEPQILGQVKKAFADSQKGHMKASELERMFQKSFSVAKRVRTETDIGASAVSVAFAACTLARQIFESLSTVTVLLVGAGETIELVARHLREHKVQKMIIANRTRERAQILADEVGAEVIALSDIDERLREADIIISSTASPLPIIGKGMVERALKSRRNQPMLLVDIAVPRDVEPEVGKLADAYLYSVDDLQSIISHNLAQRKAAAVEAETIVAQETSEFMAWLRAQSASETIRDYRSQAEQVRDELTAKALAALEQGGDAQAIMQDLAWKLTNRLIHAPTKSLQQAARDGDNERLNILRDSLGLE
- the dauA gene encoding C4-dicarboxylic acid transporter DauA, which produces MNKIFSSHVMPFRALIDACWKEKYTAARFTRDLIAGITVGIIAIPLAMALAIGSGVAPQYGLYTAAVAGIVIALTGGSRFSVSGPTAAFVVILYPVSQQFGLAGLLVATLLSGIFLILMGLARFGRLIEYIPVSVTLGFTSGIGITIGTMQIKDFLGLQMAHVPEHYLQKVGALFMALPTINVGDAAIGIVTLGILVFWPRLGIRLPGHLPALLAGCAVMGIVNLLGGHVATIGSQFHYVLADGSQGNGIPQLLPQLVLPWDLPDSEFTLTWDSIRTLLPAAFSMAMLGAIESLLCAVVLDGMTGTKHKANSELVGQGLGNIIAPFFGGITATAAIARSAANVRAGATSPISAVIHSILVILALLVLAPLLSWLPLSAMAALLLMVAWNMSEAHKVVDLLRHAPKDDIIVMLLCMSLTVLFDMVIAISVGIVLASLLFMRRIARMTRLAPVAVDVPEDVLVLRVIGPLFFAAAEGLFTDLESRLEGKRIVILKWDAVPVLDAGGLDAFQRFVKRLPEGCELRVCNVEFQPLRTMARSGIQPIPGRLAFFPNRSAAMADL
- the ispE gene encoding 4-(cytidine 5'-diphospho)-2-C-methyl-D-erythritol kinase, encoding MRTQWPSPAKLNLFLYITGQRADDYHTLQTLFQFLDYGDTISIELRDDGDICLLTPVEGVEHEDNLIVRAARLLMKTAADSGRLPAGSGANISIDKRLPMGGGLGGGSSNAATVLVALNHLWQCGLSIDELAELGLTLGADVPVFVRGHAAFAEGVGEILTPVNPPEKWYLVAHPGVSIPTPVIFKDPELPRNTPKRSIDTLLKCEFGNDCEVIARKRFREVDAVLSWLLEYAPSRLTGTGACVFAEFDTESEARQVLEQAPEWLNGFVAKGVNLSPLHRAML
- the prfA gene encoding peptide chain release factor 1, yielding MKPSIVAKLEALHERHEEVQALLGDAQTIADQERFRALSREYAQLSDVSRCFTDWQQVQEDIETAQMMLDDPEMREMAQDELREAKEKSEQLEQQLQVLLLPKDPDDERNAFLEVRAGTGGDEAALFAGDLFRMYSRYAEARRWRVEIMSASEGEHGGYKEIIAKISGDGVYGRLKFESGGHRVQRVPATESQGRIHTSACTVAVMPELPDAELPDINPADLRIDTFRSSGAGGQHVNTTDSAIRITHLPTGIVVECQDERSQHKNKAKALSVLGARIHAAEMAKRQQAEASTRRNLLGSGDRSDRNRTYNFPQGRVTDHRINLTLYRLDEVMEGKLDMLIEPIIQEHQADQLAALSEQE
- the ychF gene encoding redox-regulated ATPase YchF; the encoded protein is MGFKCGIVGLPNVGKSTLFNALTKAGIEAANFPFCTIEPNTGVVPMPDPRLDQLAEIVKPQRTLPTTMEFVDIAGLVKGASKGEGLGNQFLTNIRETEAIGHVVRCFENDNIIHVSGKVNPADDIDVINTELALADLDTCERAIHRVQKKAKGGDKDAKAELAVLEKCLPQLENAGMLRALDLSAEEKAAIRYLSFLTLKPTMYIANVNEDGFENNPYLDQVREIAAKEGSVVVPVCAAVEADIAELDDEERDEFMQELGLEEPGLNRVIRAGYKLLNLQTYFTAGVKEVRAWTIPVGATAPQAAGKIHTDFEKGFIRAQTIAFEDFITYKGEQGAKEAGKMRAEGKDYIVKDGDVMNFLFNV
- the ychH gene encoding stress-induced protein YchH — protein: MKRKNASLLGNVLMGLGLVVMVVGVGYSILNQLPQFNMPQYIAHGAVLSIFVGAILWLAGARVGGHEQVCDRYWWVRHYDKRCRRNDNRRHS
- the prs gene encoding ribose-phosphate diphosphokinase, whose product is MPDMKLFAGNATPELAQRIANRLYTSLGDAAVGRFSDGEVSVQINENVRGGDIFIIQSTCAPTNDNLMELVVMVDALRRASAGRITAVIPYFGYARQDRRVRSARVPITAKVVADFLSSVGVDRVLTVDLHAEQIQGFFDVPVDNVFGSPILLEDMLQLNLDNPIVVSPDIGGVVRARAIAKLLNDTDMAIIDKRRPRANVSQVMHIIGDVAGRDCVLVDDMIDTGGTLCKAAEALKERGAKRVFAYATHPIFSGNAANNLRNSVIDEVVVCDTIPLSDEIKSLPNVRTLTLSGMLAEAIRRISNEESISAMFEH
- the lolB gene encoding lipoprotein insertase outer membrane protein LolB; amino-acid sequence: MPLPDFRFIRLLPLAALVLTACSVTTPKGPGKSPDSPQWRQHQQEVRNLNQYQTRGAFAYISDQQKVYARFFWQQTGQDRYRLLLTNPLGSTELELNAQPGNVQLVDNKGQRYTADDAEEMIGKLTGMPIPLNSLRQWILGLPGDATDYKLDDQYRLSEITYSQNGKNWKVVYGGYDTKTQPAMPANMELTDGGQRIKLKMDNWIVK
- the pth gene encoding aminoacyl-tRNA hydrolase, whose amino-acid sequence is MTIKLIVGLANPGAEYAATRHNAGAWFVDLLAERLRAPLREEAKFFGYTSRVTLGGEDIRLLVPTTFMNLSGKAVAAMASFFRINPDEILVAHDELDLPPGVAKFKLGGGHGGHNGLKDIISKLGNNPNFHRLRIGIGHPGDKNKVVGFVLGKPPVSEQKLIDEAIDEAARCTEMWFTDGLTKATNRLHAFKAQ